A window from Nitrospira sp. ND1 encodes these proteins:
- a CDS encoding cytochrome c3 family protein, with product MRYHPLPRSAVPVVALVTLVLVVWIGWGSVRSPASFWAPGDLSRYHVDQAGCTHCHEPFRGPSPARCVSCHSERYFEDRATPAVTTWHRDLVAQRMACTACHTEHRGALAQITERARTNPHGEFVFRATGTSSCTACHEFGVRVATKPTLRDEPIVRRLYEQGGGAHQPGRIAVCLACHGRGAS from the coding sequence ATGCGATACCATCCGCTGCCAAGAAGTGCGGTGCCGGTGGTGGCTCTGGTGACGCTTGTGCTTGTTGTCTGGATCGGCTGGGGGTCGGTGAGAAGTCCCGCTTCGTTCTGGGCACCGGGCGATTTGAGCCGATACCACGTCGATCAAGCCGGGTGTACCCACTGCCACGAACCATTCCGTGGCCCTAGTCCGGCTCGCTGTGTGAGTTGCCATTCGGAGCGATATTTCGAGGATCGGGCGACGCCTGCCGTGACGACCTGGCATCGTGACCTGGTGGCGCAACGCATGGCCTGCACGGCTTGCCACACGGAGCATCGCGGCGCGCTTGCTCAAATCACCGAACGAGCGAGGACCAATCCCCACGGTGAATTTGTCTTCCGTGCAACCGGCACCAGTTCCTGCACGGCCTGTCACGAGTTCGGTGTGAGGGTCGCGACCAAGCCGACGCTGCGAGACGAGCCGATCGTGCGGCGGTTGTATGAACAGGGAGGTGGCGCGCATCAGCCTGGTCGTATAGCCGTGTGCCTTGCCTGTCATGGCAGGGGGGCATCGTGA
- a CDS encoding GNAT family N-acetyltransferase → MQRIRPLHMPPSRDEGPDAGHVVLSDGTTALLRIAQPSDADELQHFVERLSPEARRHRFFSETAPPAEVIRTLCDPSDPRRSLTVIALRRQNGALRVIASGSYHARDPHQAEVALAVDDRLHGHGLGTLLLERLALLAVRYGFTRLWAITHADNVAMREVFASSGLPMEEHVEGGDMEVELSLTPTDHSVRQSEWRERVATTASLRPLFHPQAVAVIGASRDPQSIGYRLLDALSSNGFHGRCYAINPHAATIAGMQTYPSLQALPEPVDLAVIAVPKDAVLSVLDDCAATGVRALVVITAGFAEVGVDGRRLQDQLLEKVRQQGLRMVGPNCFGILNTDPAVRLNATFASTFPLAGSIAMSSQSGALGLALLAASERLQLGLSTFVSVGNKADVSVNDLLQYWENDPATRVILLYVESFGNPRRFAQIARRVSRNKPIVVLKAGRTSSGKRAAGSHTAALAANDVGVEALFQQTGILRAETLEDMFALAAGLSDQPLPKGNRVGIITNAGGPAILCADACEASGLEVPELSQATMTHLASFLPPAAALRNPVDLIASADPEQYAQAIAALLKSDDIDALIILYLAVTATDVDPIAEGIKKGILEARATASIKKPIYIGWMVETDRERRFSFTSDTIPTFSLPELPARALGKIAGYVQWRERPAGMVPDFDDLDRPTATRICHDALAARGDGWLTTAETRALLSAMSIPLPPGGVATGAEEAALLAEQIGFPVAVKLASHTLVHKTEIGGVHLDLNTKAEVRQAFEQIAARLAQDQSLEAMEGVLVQPMVTGGVEVMAGMVQDPSFGPLIGFGLGGIHVEILGDVRFRITPLTELDAADLIRSIKGYRLLQGYRGHPPCDVDAIQELLLRLSRLVEEVPEIVELDLNPIFAMPPGQGCRIVDARIRVGKIA, encoded by the coding sequence ATGCAACGTATCCGCCCACTCCACATGCCGCCCTCCCGTGACGAGGGTCCTGACGCCGGTCATGTCGTCTTGAGCGACGGCACGACGGCGCTTCTGCGTATTGCGCAGCCATCCGACGCGGATGAATTGCAGCACTTCGTCGAACGCCTGTCGCCGGAAGCCAGACGCCACCGGTTTTTTTCCGAAACCGCGCCGCCCGCCGAGGTGATCCGCACACTCTGCGACCCTTCCGACCCGCGGCGTAGCCTCACCGTGATTGCCCTTCGCCGGCAGAATGGCGCCCTCCGTGTCATCGCCTCCGGGTCCTATCATGCCCGGGACCCGCACCAGGCCGAAGTAGCTCTGGCCGTAGACGATCGGCTTCATGGGCATGGCTTGGGCACGCTGCTTCTGGAGCGACTGGCGCTGCTGGCAGTCCGCTACGGCTTTACGAGACTCTGGGCCATCACCCACGCCGACAATGTGGCCATGCGCGAGGTGTTCGCCTCCTCCGGACTGCCCATGGAAGAACATGTCGAAGGCGGCGACATGGAGGTCGAGCTCTCGCTGACACCGACCGACCACAGCGTACGTCAATCCGAGTGGCGTGAACGGGTCGCCACCACAGCTTCGCTCCGGCCCCTCTTCCATCCGCAGGCCGTCGCCGTGATCGGCGCCTCGCGCGATCCTCAGAGTATCGGCTACCGGTTGCTTGACGCCTTGAGCAGCAACGGCTTTCACGGCCGCTGCTATGCGATCAATCCGCATGCCGCCACCATCGCCGGCATGCAGACCTATCCGTCGCTTCAGGCATTGCCGGAACCGGTCGATCTGGCCGTCATCGCCGTCCCCAAAGACGCCGTCCTCTCTGTTCTGGACGACTGTGCGGCGACCGGAGTCCGCGCGCTGGTGGTCATCACCGCCGGGTTCGCCGAAGTCGGAGTAGATGGACGCCGTTTGCAAGACCAACTCCTCGAGAAGGTTCGGCAACAGGGCCTGCGCATGGTCGGCCCCAATTGCTTCGGCATCCTGAATACCGATCCGGCCGTGCGGCTCAACGCCACCTTCGCATCCACGTTTCCCCTCGCCGGCTCCATTGCCATGTCGTCACAAAGCGGCGCTCTGGGGTTGGCCCTGCTCGCCGCATCCGAACGATTGCAGCTCGGTCTTTCCACCTTCGTCAGCGTCGGCAACAAGGCGGATGTGTCGGTCAACGACCTCCTGCAATACTGGGAGAACGATCCCGCAACGCGCGTCATCCTGCTGTATGTGGAATCGTTCGGCAATCCGAGGCGGTTTGCGCAGATCGCCCGCCGGGTCAGTCGCAACAAACCGATCGTCGTCCTGAAGGCAGGCCGTACCTCTTCGGGCAAACGCGCCGCGGGATCCCACACGGCTGCGCTGGCCGCCAATGATGTCGGGGTGGAAGCCCTGTTTCAGCAGACCGGGATCCTGCGCGCCGAGACGCTCGAAGACATGTTCGCATTGGCGGCAGGCCTCTCGGATCAACCGCTGCCGAAGGGCAACCGCGTCGGAATCATCACGAACGCCGGCGGGCCGGCCATCCTCTGCGCCGACGCCTGCGAAGCGAGCGGCCTGGAGGTTCCTGAATTGTCGCAAGCGACCATGACTCACCTGGCCTCATTTCTGCCGCCGGCTGCGGCCCTGCGCAACCCGGTCGATCTGATCGCCTCGGCCGATCCCGAGCAATACGCCCAAGCCATTGCGGCGCTCTTGAAATCCGACGATATCGATGCCCTCATCATTCTCTACCTTGCCGTCACCGCCACCGATGTGGACCCGATCGCCGAAGGCATCAAGAAGGGCATCCTCGAAGCGCGAGCCACGGCATCCATCAAGAAACCGATCTATATCGGGTGGATGGTGGAAACGGATCGTGAGCGGAGATTTTCCTTCACGAGCGACACCATCCCCACCTTTTCGCTGCCGGAACTCCCCGCGCGCGCCCTGGGGAAAATCGCCGGATATGTGCAGTGGCGAGAGCGCCCCGCCGGCATGGTGCCGGATTTCGACGATCTGGACCGCCCGACCGCGACCCGCATCTGCCATGACGCCCTGGCCGCACGTGGAGACGGCTGGCTGACGACAGCCGAGACACGGGCCCTGTTGAGCGCGATGTCGATCCCGCTTCCGCCCGGCGGTGTCGCGACCGGCGCTGAAGAAGCCGCCCTGCTTGCCGAGCAGATCGGATTTCCGGTCGCCGTGAAGCTGGCGTCCCATACACTTGTCCACAAAACGGAAATCGGCGGTGTGCATTTGGACCTCAACACGAAGGCTGAGGTTCGGCAGGCGTTCGAGCAGATCGCCGCACGGCTCGCACAGGATCAGAGCCTGGAAGCCATGGAAGGGGTCCTGGTCCAACCGATGGTGACCGGCGGCGTCGAGGTGATGGCGGGCATGGTCCAGGATCCCTCGTTCGGTCCCTTGATCGGCTTCGGGCTGGGCGGGATTCACGTCGAGATTCTGGGAGACGTGCGCTTCCGAATCACGCCGTTGACGGAGCTGGATGCCGCCGACCTGATTCGCAGCATTAAGGGCTATCGTCTGCTGCAGGGTTATCGCGGCCATCCGCCGTGCGATGTGGATGCGATTCAAGAACTCTTGCTCAGACTGTCACGGCTGGTCGAAGAGGTGCCGGAGATCGTGGAACTGGATCTGAATCCGATCTTCGCCATGCCGCCGGGCCAGGGCTGCCGCATCGTGGATGCGAGGATCAGGGTGGGAAAGATAGCCTAG
- a CDS encoding glutaredoxin domain-containing protein: protein MRRRRIFYAGLLFVCLWLLGSEVSIHASEPIADLEVFVRAGCPHCEAAKAFLRELRQHRPALHILVRDVGQDQTALTRLETLARRQAVTLIGVPAFYLQGELIIGYQDAGTTGARLLALLDRAAPSLDSEPLSACRPTQPACSTPADHTSAGGDSILHPWFGRLSYPDIGLPLFTLAIGLLDGFNPCAMWVLLFLLSLLVSLQDRVKMSLVAGTFVLMSGGLYFAFMAAWLNVFLFVGLSRTVQLTLGGVALLIGAVNVKDFFAFRQGLSLSIPAAAKPGLYARLRRIVQAENLTGALIGIVILAALVNVVELLCTAGLPALYTHILSTQSLSTWQYYGYLGLYNAAYIFDDALMVTIAVITLGRHKLAEREGRWLKLISGAVMIGLGLLLLVKPDLLSG from the coding sequence ATGCGTCGGCGGAGGATTTTTTACGCAGGCCTATTGTTCGTCTGCCTGTGGCTCCTCGGTTCAGAGGTGTCCATTCACGCCTCCGAACCGATTGCGGACCTGGAAGTCTTTGTCCGCGCCGGCTGTCCACATTGCGAAGCTGCCAAGGCATTTCTTCGCGAGCTTCGGCAACATCGTCCCGCCCTGCACATTCTGGTTCGGGATGTCGGTCAGGATCAGACCGCGCTCACCCGTTTAGAGACGTTGGCAAGGCGGCAGGCGGTGACGCTGATCGGCGTTCCGGCCTTTTATCTGCAAGGCGAATTGATCATCGGCTATCAAGATGCCGGGACCACCGGCGCCCGCCTGCTTGCACTCCTTGATCGAGCGGCTCCCTCCCTGGATTCCGAACCGTTGTCCGCCTGCCGCCCGACACAACCGGCCTGCAGCACGCCTGCAGATCACACCTCCGCCGGAGGAGACAGCATCCTGCACCCCTGGTTCGGCCGCCTCAGTTATCCGGACATCGGGCTCCCCCTCTTCACCCTCGCCATCGGGCTGCTCGACGGCTTCAATCCCTGCGCGATGTGGGTGCTGTTGTTTCTCCTATCGCTCCTGGTCTCATTGCAGGACCGCGTCAAAATGTCGCTCGTGGCCGGCACCTTCGTCCTGATGAGCGGGGGGCTGTATTTTGCCTTCATGGCCGCCTGGCTGAATGTCTTTCTCTTCGTGGGCCTCTCGCGCACAGTCCAACTCACGCTGGGCGGCGTGGCACTCCTGATCGGCGCAGTCAACGTGAAAGATTTCTTCGCCTTCCGGCAGGGGTTGTCGCTGAGTATTCCGGCCGCGGCCAAACCGGGCCTCTATGCGCGGCTGCGCCGGATCGTTCAGGCGGAGAATCTCACCGGCGCTCTGATCGGGATCGTAATCCTGGCCGCGCTGGTGAACGTCGTCGAGCTGCTGTGCACGGCCGGACTCCCCGCACTCTACACGCACATCCTCAGCACGCAGTCGCTCTCCACCTGGCAGTATTATGGGTACCTTGGCCTCTACAACGCGGCGTACATCTTCGATGACGCGCTGATGGTGACGATCGCGGTGATCACCCTGGGTCGTCACAAGCTAGCGGAACGCGAAGGACGATGGTTGAAACTGATCAGCGGGGCGGTCATGATCGGACTCGGCCTGCTGCTGCTCGTGAAACCGGACCTGCTCTCGGGGTAA
- a CDS encoding cytochrome c gives MKTFSILSAVCLVILGSTWATAQTNRGNPRDGQAIYEKNCLRCHGDKLDGNGPDGQYLIVKPANFQSVNSRAKTDWELLITIANGALFSPMHGYRGKLTDQQMLDVLSYIRSVAAPEFIS, from the coding sequence ATGAAAACGTTCAGCATTCTTTCTGCCGTTTGCCTCGTCATCCTGGGCAGCACCTGGGCCACCGCGCAAACCAATCGCGGCAATCCTCGCGACGGCCAGGCCATCTATGAAAAGAACTGCCTGCGATGCCATGGTGACAAACTGGACGGTAACGGGCCGGATGGCCAGTATTTGATCGTGAAGCCGGCGAATTTTCAGTCGGTCAACTCACGAGCGAAAACTGATTGGGAGTTGCTGATCACGATTGCGAACGGAGCCCTGTTCAGCCCCATGCACGGCTATCGCGGGAAATTGACGGATCAACAGATGCTGGACGTGTTGTCCTACATCCGTTCCGTCGCAGCACCCGAATTCATCAGTTAG
- a CDS encoding universal stress protein, which yields MRALIALDWSEQAFAAVREVSYLYDLHEVILVHGIDLGMFQYPIVAEVSSMQGYDDFRKAMEKAGEQLLDHTSTMLPSEGLSITRVCEFGKPASLILDKARETHADLIVIGARGRGRVGELVLGSVSHRVALHADCTTLIVKEREGPVKRVTVAVEGHEDGARIKDWLLSHPFKNPVDLTIVSVVRQIPSTDPFSLFPLQDWTGIAVRSAEDLVKNLAASVMNHRYTVGTQVTVGDPTDILTERAKSADLLVIGSHGRKGLERFLLGSISHALLHHVPCPVLIVR from the coding sequence ATGCGCGCCCTCATCGCACTCGACTGGTCGGAACAGGCGTTCGCAGCCGTTCGTGAAGTGTCCTACCTGTACGATCTGCACGAGGTCATCCTGGTGCATGGGATCGACTTGGGCATGTTTCAGTATCCGATCGTCGCAGAAGTGAGCAGCATGCAGGGGTACGACGACTTCCGGAAAGCCATGGAGAAAGCGGGGGAGCAATTGCTCGACCACACATCTACGATGTTGCCATCCGAAGGCCTCTCCATCACACGGGTGTGCGAATTCGGCAAACCGGCCTCGCTGATTCTGGACAAGGCCAGGGAAACGCATGCAGACCTGATCGTGATCGGAGCGCGCGGGCGGGGACGCGTCGGCGAACTCGTCCTCGGCAGCGTCTCCCATCGCGTCGCACTCCATGCCGACTGCACGACCTTGATCGTGAAAGAGCGTGAGGGGCCAGTCAAGCGCGTAACGGTCGCCGTCGAAGGACATGAGGATGGCGCCAGGATCAAGGACTGGCTCCTCAGCCATCCGTTTAAGAATCCGGTCGATCTCACCATCGTGAGCGTCGTACGGCAGATTCCGTCCACCGATCCGTTCAGCCTCTTTCCGCTTCAGGATTGGACCGGGATCGCCGTACGCTCGGCCGAAGACCTGGTGAAGAACTTGGCCGCCTCGGTCATGAATCACCGGTATACGGTCGGCACCCAGGTGACCGTCGGAGACCCGACCGACATCCTGACGGAACGCGCCAAGTCGGCAGATCTTCTGGTCATTGGTTCCCATGGACGCAAGGGGCTGGAGCGATTTCTCCTGGGAAGCATTTCCCACGCCCTCCTGCACCACGTGCCCTGTCCGGTCTTGATCGTACGATGA
- a CDS encoding nuclear transport factor 2 family protein yields the protein MGGGERRWDRWSRFLIGGLLVVTLTGSPATAEMQLLPGAAADLDQATVDHVLATFRQAEQALRAGDVDGIMALYSEQYNYHGLKKTDMRKVWINLFDEFRELSDTHHFSRMIKVGSGSKTIIEVTCTGSLSGLSKTGGLRVPIDSWYEEVHYMTFDDGQWRIRGNVGDSPRFMPFGTSPHPLF from the coding sequence ATGGGTGGAGGGGAACGGAGGTGGGATCGATGGAGCAGGTTTCTCATCGGCGGGCTTCTGGTGGTCACCCTGACGGGGTCTCCGGCAACAGCCGAGATGCAGCTCCTTCCTGGAGCGGCGGCAGACCTCGATCAAGCGACCGTCGATCACGTGCTGGCAACGTTCCGGCAGGCGGAACAGGCGCTTCGTGCCGGCGACGTGGACGGCATCATGGCCCTGTATTCGGAGCAGTACAATTATCACGGACTGAAGAAGACCGACATGCGGAAGGTCTGGATCAACCTGTTCGACGAATTCCGGGAACTGTCCGACACTCATCATTTTTCCCGGATGATCAAGGTCGGATCCGGCTCCAAGACCATCATCGAGGTCACCTGTACGGGCAGTTTGTCGGGCCTGTCGAAAACCGGCGGGTTACGTGTGCCGATCGACAGTTGGTATGAGGAAGTGCACTACATGACGTTCGATGACGGTCAGTGGCGCATTCGCGGCAACGTCGGCGATTCCCCGCGGTTCATGCCCTTCGGCACGTCACCGCACCCGTTGTTCTAG
- a CDS encoding BCAM0308 family protein — protein sequence MNKHTEGGHAARRDRFVQEGQHDTYKLPGKLKEPTVCKTCGALFHKGRWTWGTKPTGADEIVCPACLRIEDNNPKGFVTLKGAYKDQHRDQVMGLIHNAEAQEKKEYPLARIMTIENRAEGLVVLTTDTHLPRRIGEALKHAHHGELELQYDKDEDFIRVTWVG from the coding sequence ATGAACAAACACACCGAAGGCGGCCACGCCGCGCGCCGCGATCGCTTCGTGCAGGAAGGTCAACACGACACCTACAAGCTGCCGGGGAAGTTGAAGGAACCCACGGTCTGTAAGACTTGCGGGGCGCTGTTCCATAAGGGACGCTGGACCTGGGGAACCAAACCGACGGGGGCCGATGAGATCGTCTGTCCGGCTTGTCTCCGTATCGAAGACAACAACCCGAAAGGGTTCGTCACGCTCAAGGGAGCCTACAAAGACCAACACCGGGACCAAGTCATGGGGCTGATCCACAATGCCGAGGCGCAGGAAAAAAAAGAATACCCGCTGGCCCGCATTATGACGATCGAGAACCGGGCAGAGGGGCTTGTCGTCCTCACGACCGATACCCACTTACCCAGACGCATCGGCGAAGCGCTGAAACATGCGCATCACGGCGAATTGGAACTGCAATACGACAAGGATGAAGATTTTATCCGCGTCACCTGGGTCGGGTAG
- a CDS encoding phosphoribosyltransferase: protein MFKNREEAGELLAQELIQFRKDPSAILLALPRGGVAVAYQLSLALHLALDVLITRKIGAPGNPEYALGAVSETGAVYWNREALLGLSLTERQLSAAVQAQQKEVTRRVALYRQGRPFPDLNDRTVILVDDGLATGATFFASVATARQGNPRRVIGAIPVGPRSTVEEARKLVDQLIVLRIPDPFYAVGNFYRDFEQVEDREVLQYLNLAEEASINRS from the coding sequence ATGTTCAAGAACCGTGAAGAAGCCGGCGAACTCCTCGCGCAGGAGCTGATCCAGTTTCGCAAAGATCCAAGCGCCATTCTCCTCGCGTTGCCGCGCGGGGGAGTGGCAGTGGCCTATCAATTGAGCCTGGCCCTGCATCTGGCGCTCGATGTGCTCATTACGCGAAAAATCGGCGCGCCGGGCAATCCTGAATATGCCCTGGGAGCCGTCAGCGAAACAGGCGCCGTGTACTGGAATCGAGAGGCGCTATTGGGCTTGTCGCTCACAGAACGACAACTCTCAGCCGCCGTGCAGGCGCAGCAAAAGGAAGTCACCAGGCGTGTAGCCTTGTACCGGCAGGGGCGACCGTTCCCCGACCTGAACGACCGGACGGTGATTCTCGTCGATGACGGCCTCGCCACAGGCGCGACGTTCTTTGCCTCCGTTGCGACCGCCCGCCAGGGAAACCCGCGTCGCGTGATCGGGGCCATTCCGGTGGGCCCCCGTTCGACCGTGGAGGAAGCGCGAAAACTGGTCGACCAATTGATCGTGCTGCGGATACCGGATCCGTTTTATGCCGTCGGTAACTTCTACCGGGACTTCGAGCAGGTCGAAGACCGTGAGGTGCTGCAATATCTCAATCTGGCGGAAGAAGCGTCTATCAACCGATCGTAA
- a CDS encoding Hsp20/alpha crystallin family protein — MSGLTRWEPFRRQMNPWRELEDMEQRLSALWGRTPTKTEGQKESISVAEWSPLVDITEDDKEYLIKAELPEIKKEDVKLTVQDNVLAISGERKYEKEEKDKKYHRMERAYGSFLRSFTLPEDADGSKVAAEYKDGILTVHLPKSEKAKPKSIDVKVS, encoded by the coding sequence ATGAGTGGACTCACCCGTTGGGAACCATTTCGGAGACAGATGAATCCATGGCGAGAACTTGAGGACATGGAACAGCGCTTGTCCGCCCTCTGGGGTCGGACACCGACCAAAACGGAAGGCCAGAAGGAGTCGATTTCGGTCGCAGAATGGTCTCCCCTGGTCGACATCACCGAAGACGACAAGGAATACCTGATCAAGGCGGAGCTGCCCGAGATCAAGAAGGAAGACGTGAAACTCACGGTGCAGGACAATGTGCTCGCGATCTCCGGCGAGCGCAAATACGAGAAGGAAGAAAAGGACAAGAAATATCATCGCATGGAACGCGCGTACGGCAGTTTCTTACGAAGCTTCACCCTGCCGGAAGATGCCGACGGCAGCAAGGTCGCGGCGGAATACAAAGACGGCATCCTCACAGTGCATCTGCCGAAATCGGAGAAAGCCAAGCCCAAATCGATTGACGTGAAGGTGTCCTAA
- a CDS encoding DNA polymerase beta superfamily protein: MRDAATSSTDTCILKVVVGSHAHGLAGPDSDKDYRSVFVLPTAELFRVGFKYQGTRMMKEEEDETSWEIGHFLQLALQGHPLVLETLVAPVVTMDDWGAELRQLFPRLWSAQAAYESFLNYCDNQRKKMLEKKDRRPAKYAAAYVRVLFNLCELLERGTFSIRISETPVGEAVARIKAGHFRPGEVIDMGEHWTAEAERRLRTCSQQARPELADAFLLKVRKAFLR, from the coding sequence ATGAGAGACGCAGCTACATCATCGACCGATACCTGCATTTTGAAGGTGGTGGTCGGTTCGCACGCCCACGGCCTGGCCGGTCCCGACAGCGACAAGGACTACCGCAGTGTCTTCGTCCTGCCCACGGCCGAACTCTTTCGTGTCGGGTTTAAGTATCAGGGCACGAGAATGATGAAAGAGGAAGAGGACGAGACGTCCTGGGAGATCGGACACTTTCTCCAATTGGCCCTGCAAGGTCATCCGCTGGTGCTCGAAACACTGGTGGCGCCGGTGGTGACGATGGATGATTGGGGCGCGGAGCTACGCCAACTCTTTCCGCGACTCTGGTCGGCGCAGGCGGCCTATGAGTCGTTCCTCAACTACTGCGACAACCAGCGCAAGAAGATGTTGGAGAAGAAGGATAGGCGGCCGGCCAAATATGCGGCGGCCTATGTGCGGGTGCTCTTCAACCTCTGCGAATTGTTGGAGCGGGGAACGTTCAGTATCAGAATTTCCGAAACGCCTGTGGGTGAAGCCGTGGCCAGAATCAAAGCCGGGCACTTTCGCCCCGGCGAGGTCATCGACATGGGAGAACACTGGACTGCAGAAGCGGAGCGGCGACTCCGCACCTGCTCCCAACAGGCCCGTCCGGAACTGGCCGACGCCTTCCTCCTCAAGGTTCGAAAGGCATTTCTCCGCTAG
- a CDS encoding acyl carrier protein: MNTPLSEDEMRSRILRLLGEIAPEADTTSLRPDVSFRDQLDLDSMDFLNFVVALHKEFHIEIPESDYPKYMTLNGCLAQLSAARS, encoded by the coding sequence ATGAACACGCCACTATCGGAAGATGAAATGCGCAGCCGGATCCTTCGTCTTCTCGGTGAGATCGCGCCGGAAGCGGATACCACCTCCCTACGCCCGGATGTCAGCTTCCGCGACCAACTCGACCTCGACTCGATGGATTTCCTCAACTTCGTGGTCGCGCTTCACAAGGAGTTCCACATCGAGATTCCGGAATCCGACTACCCCAAGTACATGACCTTGAACGGCTGTCTCGCTCAACTCTCCGCCGCGCGATCATGA
- a CDS encoding dihydrolipoamide acetyltransferase family protein: MAEFLMPTLGADMTDGILVQWKKKEGDRITKGEIIAEVDTEKAAIDVESHTTGIIERLITRPGDKVPVGAVMAIIREEGRPTTSVASPRTITTPLAPPPPVHRIESIAAAPSQAGRLRISPAARKLAAERGIDASTLQGSGPEGAITLADIERATTATAGVAKPVGAADRQGRMRQTIAAAMARSKREIPHYYLSTTIDMGRAITWLKDSNEQRPVTERLLYGVLLIKAVALALRRVPELNALWKDGEASRSERIHIGTAISLRQGGLVAPALHDADRLSLGELMQNFQDLVKRARAGSLRSSELSDPTITVTSLGEQGVETVFGVIYPPQVALVGFGKVVERPWVADGAVVPRPVLMASLSADHRVTDGHRGGLFLAEIDRLLQEPQSL; the protein is encoded by the coding sequence ATGGCTGAATTCCTGATGCCGACGCTCGGCGCCGACATGACCGACGGCATCTTGGTGCAGTGGAAAAAGAAAGAGGGCGACCGCATCACCAAAGGCGAGATCATCGCGGAGGTCGACACGGAGAAGGCCGCCATCGACGTGGAGTCCCATACCACAGGCATCATCGAACGACTCATCACCAGACCGGGCGACAAGGTTCCGGTGGGAGCGGTCATGGCGATCATTCGCGAAGAGGGACGGCCGACAACAAGTGTCGCTTCCCCCCGTACGATCACCACTCCACTGGCTCCCCCTCCGCCCGTCCATCGAATTGAGAGCATAGCCGCTGCGCCCTCTCAGGCCGGGCGATTGCGGATTTCACCCGCGGCGAGAAAACTGGCCGCCGAGCGAGGCATCGACGCAAGCACGTTGCAGGGGAGCGGCCCGGAAGGAGCCATCACCCTGGCCGATATCGAGCGAGCCACCACGGCTACGGCGGGCGTCGCCAAACCGGTCGGTGCCGCCGACCGCCAGGGACGCATGCGGCAAACCATCGCCGCAGCCATGGCCCGATCCAAACGCGAGATCCCCCACTATTACCTCAGCACCACCATCGACATGGGCCGGGCAATCACCTGGCTGAAGGACTCGAACGAGCAGCGTCCCGTCACGGAGCGTCTCTTGTACGGTGTCCTGTTGATCAAAGCGGTCGCCCTCGCGCTTCGCCGAGTTCCCGAGCTCAATGCACTCTGGAAAGACGGCGAGGCGAGCAGAAGTGAACGGATTCATATCGGCACCGCCATCTCCCTCCGCCAGGGTGGACTGGTCGCGCCGGCATTGCACGACGCCGATCGGCTGAGCCTCGGCGAGTTGATGCAGAACTTTCAGGACCTGGTGAAGCGCGCCAGAGCCGGTTCGCTACGGAGCTCGGAACTGTCCGACCCGACCATCACCGTCACGAGTCTGGGGGAACAGGGAGTGGAAACTGTGTTCGGAGTCATTTATCCTCCCCAAGTCGCGCTGGTCGGATTCGGCAAAGTCGTCGAACGCCCCTGGGTCGCCGATGGTGCGGTTGTGCCGAGGCCGGTGCTCATGGCGTCGCTCTCCGCCGACCACCGCGTCACCGACGGCCACCGCGGAGGATTGTTCCTGGCTGAAATCGATCGCTTGTTACAGGAGCCCCAGTCGTTATGA